The nucleotide window ACCGAGGGGACGCCCGCGAGGTTGGCGATGTTGAGCTGGATGAATCGCGTTAGGAGTCCGTCGTCGGCGTACTCCTCGAGGTAGACCGCGGCGCCGACACCGACTGGGAACGTGATCAGCGCGATCAACAGCATGATCGCGATGGAGCCGACGAGTGCCGGCAAGAACCCCGCTTCGTAGGGGTCCGGATGCGGCGGACTCGTGAGGAATCCCCAGTTGAGCCAGCCGACCGCGTCGACGGCGACGTTCGCCAGCAGCGCTGCGAGCGAGACGATCCCGATGAGGGTCGCCCCAAGCGCCAGTAGGCGGAAGGCGACGTCTTTCGTCCGGCTAACCTGTCCGAAGTCGGTCTCAGTGGGTGTGTCAGTAGCCATTATCGATACTCCTCCCGGTAGCGCGATGCAACGAGTTCACTGACGAGGTTCATAGCGAAGGTGATAACGAACAGGGTGAGTCCGACCGCGAAGAGACTCTTGTACGCTTCTCCCTGGCCGACGATGTCGCCGGTCCCGATCTGGACCATCGCGGCGGTCATCGTCTGAATCGAGTTCAGGAACAGTCCTGCAGGATCAGTCACGTCGATCAGCCGCGGGGTCTGTCCCGCTGCGATGGCGACGATCATCGTCTCACCGATCGCTCGCGAGAGTGCGAGGATGAACGATGAGAAGATGCCCGACACCGCCGCCGGAACGACGACGGATGTCGAGACGGTAAACTTCGTCGCGCCGAGGCCGTAACTGGCCTGCCGCAGGGAATCCGGAACGGCGCTCATCGCGTCTTCACTGATCGACGAGACCATCGGGATGATCATGATGCCGACCATGATCGACGCCGACAGCGCGTTGAACGTCGACAACGGCAGGAACGTATCCAGCGCCGGCGTGACGTAGACGAGCGCGAAGTAGCCGTAGACGACCGTCGGCACGCCCGCAAGCACCTCGAGTGCCGGCTTCAGGTAAGCTCGACGGCGCTCGGAGGCGTACTCGCTCAGGTAGATCGCCGTCAGCAGGCCGATCGGGAGCGCAACGAGCGCCGATCCGACCGTGATGACCAGCGTCCCCGAAATCAACGGTAAGACGCCGAAGGCGACGGGTTCGTTCGTCGGGCTCCACCGCGTGCCGGTGAGGAACTCGCCGAGGGAAACTTCCGCGAAGAAATCGACCGCGTCGACGAGCAGCGTCAGGATGATCGCGACGGTGGTCAGGATCGACAGCAGCGCACACAGCATGAAGAGGTAGCGAAACGCCTTCCCGCGTGCCGTCCGGATCCCGTCGTGGGAGAAGTCCGGTTGGCTCATGCTGTCACCTCCTCGATCGCCTCCTCGAGTCGCTCGAGGTTCTCGTCGCGTTTCTCTTCGGTGATCGGGACGTAGCCGACCTCGGAGACGAGGTCCGTCGCGGCCTGTTCCATGTAGAAGCGAGCGAAGTCACGGACTGCCGGTTTCTCGAGCGACTCCTTGGCGACGTAGATGAAAAGCGGCCGCGAGAGGGGCGTGTATTCGCCGGACATTGCTGTCTCGATCGACGGCTCGACGCAGCCGTTTCCGTCGTCGATGGAGACCGCCTTGATCGAGTCCGGATTTTCGCTGTAGAACGAAAAGCCAAAGTATCCCATCGCGGCCTCCGATCCGCGAACGCCCTGGACGATCGTTCGGTCGCGTTCGGTTGCGTAGTAGTCGCTTCGGTGGTTGACATCCTCGCCGAGGACCGCCTCGTTGAAGTAATCGAACGTCCCCGACGTCGTCGCGGCCCCGTACAGTTCGAACTCCTCGTCGGGCCAGTCGTCGTTGATATCGCTCCAGCGCTCGGCACCGTCAGCGCTCCAGATCTCACGGAGCTGGTCGACGGTGAGGCAGTCGATCCAATCGGCGTCCGGATTGACGACGACCGTCAGCGCGTCGGTCGCGACGGTGAGTTCTATCGGTGTGATACTGTTCTCCCCACACTGTTCGATTTCGGCGTCGGCGATCTCTCGACTCGCGTTGTTAATGTCGGTTCGGCCTGCACAGAAGAAGTTCCCGAACCCACCACCGGTCCCAGTCTGACTGATCGAGACGTTGATAGTCGGGTGTTCTTCGGAGAAGGCGGAACCGATCGCCTCGGTCACGGGAAACACCGTACTGCTCCCCGCGATGTTCACTTGGTCACCCTCCGCAGCGAGAATGCTGCTACAACCAGCGAGGCTGCCGGAGAGGGCAACGCCCGCCGCGGCGAGAAAATCACGCCGACCGACCGCGGTCGGCAGCGACGCCGTGGAATCTCTCGACATCATCGAATCGAAGCCGCACTATAGGTAAGTAGACTACTATGATTGCTATATAGCAATATATATTTCTCAACGCACCCGGCAGCTAGATAGACGATGGCAAAATCACGCCGCTAAACCGTATGTATGACAATGATTGTCGCTACGACCGTTCAACTCGAGTGAAACTAATCACAACGATGGTCGTCTATCCGATGCGCAGCCAGACATATATAGACGAAACGAGATCGGCCGTTCGGACGCCTTATCCGAATTTGCCAGTGATGTAGTCTTCGACGCGGTCGCTTTCGGGGTTTTCGAAGATTTTGTTCGTGTCGTCGAACTCGACGAGGTGGCCACCGGTGAGGAAGACGGCAGTCTTATCGGAGATTCGAGCGGCCTGTTGCATGTTGTGGGTGACGATCACGACCGTGTACTCCTCGGCGAGTTCTTCGACCAGATCCTCAATCTTCGAGGTTGCGACGGGGTCGAGTGCCGAGGCCGGCTCGTCCATCAGGATCACTTCCGGATCGGGGGCAATCGCACGAGCGATGCAGAGTCGCTGCTGTTGTCCGCCCGAGAGGTCCAGCCCGCTCGAGTCGAGTTGGTCTTCGACCTCCTCGAGCAATGCTGCCCGCTCGAGTGCCGTGCGAACCTTCTCGTCGACGTCACCGTCGTCTTTTCCCTGGACGCGGAGGCCGTAGGCGACGTTGTCCCGGATCGATTTCGGGAACGGGTTTGGTTTCTGGAACACCATACCGATTTTCCGGCGCAGGGCAACCGGATCGACGTCGTCGTCGTAGACGTTCTTATCGCGGAAGTAGAGGTCGCCGTCGACGCGGGCGATGTCGATGAGATCGTTCATGCGATTGATCGAGCGCAGGAACGTCGACTTCCCACAGCCCGACGGCCCGATGAGTGCCGTCACCTTCTGCTCCGGGATGTCCATGTCGACTCCGTGGAGTGCCTGATCGTCACCGTAGTAGACATCGAGGTCACGGGATTTGATGACGGCATTGTCGACGCGTGGCGAGCCCAGTGGTGCGTTGTCGGTCATCGTCGCGTCCGAACGCGAACCACCCGGGTCGGACGCCGATACGGATCGTGAGCTGCCGCCATTTGCAGTCATATGTGGTGGTTAAGCCTTGGGACTCACGCAATTACCTGTTGCGGAATCCGTCTCGAGGCGGTCACGACCGGAAAACGGCCGCTCGTCGTCCGGTTTGTCTGTCGCGGATCAGTCGTCAGTGTCGGGACCGGAATCGACACTCGAGTCCGTCCCAGTGGCCGCCGGGTCGACTCGTGGTAACTCGAGGACGACGGTCGCTCCCGCGCGGTCGGTCTCGTCGCCGTCGCTCGAGTCGACCGGTGGAATCACGAGGCGACCATCGTACCGGCTCACGATCCAGTCGACCAGCCACAGCCCGATCCCACCGGTGTGTGTCACCTGTGAAATCGCTCGGTCACCCGTGACGATGGCGGCTTCGTCGACGGGAATCCCGGGGCCGTCGTCCTCGATTCGAATGCGAACGCAGTCGGCCGTCGTCTCGACGGTGATGTCGACGGTCGGCTCCGGGCCGGCGTGATCGGCGGCGTTCGCAAGCAGTTCGTCGATCGCCGCTTCGATCTCCGGCCCACAGGCCGCGACAGCCCGTTCTGGGGCCGTGACGGTTATTTCCGGATTCGTTCCGCCGTCACCCCGTGCAGCACTCCACTCCGCGACGCGATCGCGAACGACGGTTGCGAGGTCCGTTCGTGGGACCGGATCGTCCACCGGGTCGAGCAGATTCTCGGTCATCCGTGCTCTGTCGGCCAACTCGAGCAATTCCGCCGTCGCCAGCCGGATCTTCCGGGCCGACGCTTGCTCGTCGCCCTCGAGGGTCGCTTCGAGATCCGCGGCATGCCCAGAGACGACGTTGAGCGTGTTCCGAAGGTTGTGTCGCAGAATCCGATTTAACACGAGCAGCATCTGTTCGCGCCGCGCCAGCGCGATCGACAGGCGCTCGAGAGCGTCGTCGATACGTTGCCACTCCGGCGCGCCAGCGAACGACGGGCCGTCGTCGTACTCGCGTCGCTCGAGCGCCCGGACTCGATCGACGAGGCGGCCGATGTGGCGCAGCTCCGACGTGTACACCCACGCGCCGAAGACCACGATCGAGCCGAGCAATGCGACCGCCGACACGGCCTGAAAGAGCACGAGTCGGTTGATCCGTGCGTCGACGGCATCCTGATCACGGTGGGCCGTTACCGTCCAATCGACGACCTCGAGTGTCACGCTGTGGGAGACGGTCTCGTCGAACCGATCGGCCGTCGTATACAGCGTCCGATTACCCGCCTCGACGGTAATCGCGTCCTGGTCGTCGTTGCCGGCCAACGAGTTGAACAGGCTCGTTTCGTCGAGGTAGTACGCGCCGTTTACCGAGCCGATCACTTCGCCGTCGTCGACGAGCGGCGCACTGATAACGACGATCGTGTTTCCCGTCTGCGCGCGGAACGGATCGGTGATGTACTGCTCACCGTCGAGTGCCGCCTCGACGTACGCCTGCTCGCTGAGGTCCGTACCGACGATTGGATCGGTCTCGCGTGCCGGCCTCGTCGACGTAAACGACTGCACTGTTCCCGTTTCGTCGACCACCGTCGCCCCATCGAACGCCGACGTCGAAACGAACTCCTCGAGTTCTCGGTCCTGACGGTCCGTTTCGTGTGCCGCGAGATCGGGGTTGGTCGCCGCGACGG belongs to Natronorubrum aibiense and includes:
- the pstC gene encoding phosphate ABC transporter permease subunit PstC, which produces MSQPDFSHDGIRTARGKAFRYLFMLCALLSILTTVAIILTLLVDAVDFFAEVSLGEFLTGTRWSPTNEPVAFGVLPLISGTLVITVGSALVALPIGLLTAIYLSEYASERRRAYLKPALEVLAGVPTVVYGYFALVYVTPALDTFLPLSTFNALSASIMVGIMIIPMVSSISEDAMSAVPDSLRQASYGLGATKFTVSTSVVVPAAVSGIFSSFILALSRAIGETMIVAIAAGQTPRLIDVTDPAGLFLNSIQTMTAAMVQIGTGDIVGQGEAYKSLFAVGLTLFVITFAMNLVSELVASRYREEYR
- a CDS encoding PstS family phosphate ABC transporter substrate-binding protein, with product MSRDSTASLPTAVGRRDFLAAAGVALSGSLAGCSSILAAEGDQVNIAGSSTVFPVTEAIGSAFSEEHPTINVSISQTGTGGGFGNFFCAGRTDINNASREIADAEIEQCGENSITPIELTVATDALTVVVNPDADWIDCLTVDQLREIWSADGAERWSDINDDWPDEEFELYGAATTSGTFDYFNEAVLGEDVNHRSDYYATERDRTIVQGVRGSEAAMGYFGFSFYSENPDSIKAVSIDDGNGCVEPSIETAMSGEYTPLSRPLFIYVAKESLEKPAVRDFARFYMEQAATDLVSEVGYVPITEEKRDENLERLEEAIEEVTA
- the pstB gene encoding phosphate ABC transporter ATP-binding protein PstB → MTANGGSSRSVSASDPGGSRSDATMTDNAPLGSPRVDNAVIKSRDLDVYYGDDQALHGVDMDIPEQKVTALIGPSGCGKSTFLRSINRMNDLIDIARVDGDLYFRDKNVYDDDVDPVALRRKIGMVFQKPNPFPKSIRDNVAYGLRVQGKDDGDVDEKVRTALERAALLEEVEDQLDSSGLDLSGGQQQRLCIARAIAPDPEVILMDEPASALDPVATSKIEDLVEELAEEYTVVIVTHNMQQAARISDKTAVFLTGGHLVEFDDTNKIFENPESDRVEDYITGKFG
- a CDS encoding sensor histidine kinase; translated protein: MRLAYRFGIVFLVVVLVAGGVLVVTFDAHRTEVDENTETSVADRANMSASVLDERLREQRRTVAVAATNPDLAAHETDRQDRELEEFVSTSAFDGATVVDETGTVQSFTSTRPARETDPIVGTDLSEQAYVEAALDGEQYITDPFRAQTGNTIVVISAPLVDDGEVIGSVNGAYYLDETSLFNSLAGNDDQDAITVEAGNRTLYTTADRFDETVSHSVTLEVVDWTVTAHRDQDAVDARINRLVLFQAVSAVALLGSIVVFGAWVYTSELRHIGRLVDRVRALERREYDDGPSFAGAPEWQRIDDALERLSIALARREQMLLVLNRILRHNLRNTLNVVSGHAADLEATLEGDEQASARKIRLATAELLELADRARMTENLLDPVDDPVPRTDLATVVRDRVAEWSAARGDGGTNPEITVTAPERAVAACGPEIEAAIDELLANAADHAGPEPTVDITVETTADCVRIRIEDDGPGIPVDEAAIVTGDRAISQVTHTGGIGLWLVDWIVSRYDGRLVIPPVDSSDGDETDRAGATVVLELPRVDPAATGTDSSVDSGPDTDD